gatgacgtcatcgtgtgacgtaacgtcacacgatgacgtcatcacatgacatcgtagcttggtcaaaggtgggccgatctggaaggcagtgcaaaaaccaggtgaagcgcctccgatcctggaggcagtgaaaaaccgtgatgcagaaagctttcggagggtggcggggcaggatgaatacatcgactgagaagaaaaagaagatggcgttcaCCTTCCGGTCGTCTTACGTGGGCATGCATTTCCATTGCTTCACCGTCGATGAAATCTCACTGATGTGCTATTTGTTTCTAAACATTTGCACGATATCATCACCTGCCCTGAATTGTTCACGCAGTCGTACATAAACCGTTTTAAtatcggagctgtttaagctggcgTTAAGGCATTTGGTGGCCGCGCAGCACacggcgggtatgcgccatagaatgcgggtatgtgcctagcatagcgtagccgtgcatagtatagtatagcaaggaggtgggaaatggaaagtgaggttgaggaggaacgatgtgagggtgaggaggaaggaaagcaggaggggaTAGGgtaaagcgggtatgtgccaagcagaagcatagccgtgcatagtatactataggaagggggtgggaaagggaaagtgagggtgaggacgaaggaaaggaggagggggagggtaaagtatagcatagacaCTTACAGTGTAGCTTAGCttggggtgggaaagagaagtgagggtgagtaggagtgatacgagggttaggaggagggaaaggaggagagagggcaatatagaaagagataaagaaagatggaagaaagaagacacattataagataaagaaagaaacatgaaagaaagaataGGAAGGTGATGAAGAAAGATGACGAATGAACtcgatctgcgttcgccaggtggtggcgttTGCTTGCCAGcgccgctgtttactcagattgcataggcgtggaactggcttaatgtttttcttttttttttttaaatcccgcGTAGCATAACCAGAACGAGAGGTCGCCCATTCAACTGGGCCTCCGTGAACACAAAGATATCTTATACGATAGAATGTTTTGTAAGATCAAATTGAATAGCCAACTTTGATGGTGGTCATTATGGCCAAGGCGACCCGCAAACGACAGAAACGTCTTACGAATAAAAAACTCCGATAAAATCGTTTCCCGAATTACAGGAAGAACAAACTGTCGGCCGTCCTTCGGATCACGAGGAAGGGTGCCATCTGCGACCGAATTCACAAATTAGTAGGGGCTGCTGGCCGTTGGCTGACCGCTTTCAGTGATACTATTTGCGGCATCAGAATTGGCTAGGACTTCTTTTTACGAAGGATTCTAAGTGCACAAATGAAACCGATAGACAATTCGACCTAATTAGACCTAACTGTGTGTCGGTTTCATTTcctttgtgtctaacaaagaaatgagcggCTCGAACcaatccccttctttcgttaagtGCACGTAAGACATCTTTGTGAGTTTTGGCATTACGATTCTTAATTTATACGACAGCTTTATCGATAACCGCGCAATTTTAAGTACAGGTCATCTGTATAACGGACGGGTCGACCGCCTCATGTCATCCTATTCGCATGTTGGTTGTTCGAGCCTGAACGACAGCATAGGCCTACGTATAAGAAACTGGGCTCATACTCACAAAACGTTCTTTATGCGCTAAAATGTTTCTTAAGAGAAAAAGGCGACCAACCGCATCGTCTTACACATATCACTAGCGAAAATAACtggccagcgaaaaaaaaagggggggggggagaaatagAATCTCTGCGAATTTGGTCCCTGAACACAAAAATGCGGCTATCTTTCCGCACCTTTCGTGTCACTTGCGCCACAAAGTGACTCGCCCAGTCTTGAATTTTGTAACAAGGGTGCTCATTAAACATccagagcaggggtctcaaacacgcggcccgcaaaTGACTGCCTTCGTCCCATATCTTTTTTGTCTTCTTAATAAGTGTATtaatgagctacacagacatgactgatcTCAggtatttttttcgtgaggcaccccaagTGGTCCCTACGTATTGAAGCGTAAATGTGaaacaaaagctctatatttcagaatcggcgtcccaATTTTAGGAATTatgcagatcggtatcgatatatTGTTGTAATCCGGACGTCAATCCGGATGCtctgtatacccccccccccccccctttcccacaGTAATGCCTGAATGGCGCTATGGGTAggagagtaaataaataaaaaaaaagtcctttTCAGGAATTCAGAAATCACCCATATATTAGGTGTGAGGAATGccgcctttcaaatggcaacgttagctgacattttatacaaactgatcccccccccccctgcttttaCCTTCTCCCCTGTCCCGGCCCTAGCGGGACTAAATGTCGTGACTGccgcccgctagctgaggtgaggcTGATCCCACTGATCTAGAGGATTGCAAGTAAAGTTATGTCGGAGGTTCTGCCTGCCCTCATCGGGGCGTTTCACCGGGTATCCGGGGTACGCTTGTCCTGCAGTTCTGACTTAATAATGCTATCCTATCATGTGCAATGTTCGCTTTACCAGGGAACCGAGCTGACTTCTCTTATATTCTTAGATAGGTGATGGCGCCGATGTTTGCATCTTTCACGGGAACGTTCTGTCCCAATTATTTATTACTAGTGCTACTGCTATTATGCTTGCTACTACTCCCattactactacaactaccactactactgctactactattattattactattattaagtCGGCGACAGAGTATGTTTCATGTCATCGTTCCTTTATTCTAAAAGCTATAACATCGCTATTACCAAGTGCCATTTTATTTGCGGTGCGGCTCATTTGCGTTCCCTTGACGCCCATCTATGTTACGTCATTCCATCCAGCCGCGCATTTCTGCAAGTGAATCACAGTCACATTCGCGGGCAATGGGCATGGTGCTTCAGGACACACAGCGCGTACGTATACATCTCCCAGACTCGCGTCGCAATCACTCTGCAGAGCGGGTGTATACGACGGCGAGAGACGACGTCGCCCAACTAACGTAGCAAAATAAACTCCAAAGGCTAAAAGGGGAAATGGCGCGTATTATCATAAAGGTGCGGCAGCAGTGCCGAATACCCCCGCCGAGGAGGTGTAGTCTCACCCTCAGGCACCAGCACCCATCGCAGCGTCAGAGCGGCAGCGCGAGCGCTGCGGCGCTGCGCGGTGTGGGCGTCATCGGGAGAGAGAGCGGGTCGCGGGCGGGGCCAGGCTGTTGCCCGCCTCTGCGGGCATCCACCGCGAGCCGCATGGCGGGCCTCGGCAACCGAGACGCAGTCCGGCCACGCAATGCCCGAGCACCGGACTGCTGTAGCAGCCCGGCAGCGGCGCAAGGCCTAGTCTTCAATCCCGCTGGCACGCGGTCTTGGACGCCCGGTCCGGCGTTTTGTAGAAGCTGCAGCGTTGTTCCGGTATCGTCGAATCGAAAGGCCTGCTGACGCGTGgcaacgaagacgacgacgcaCCAGGCTGCTCCATCTCTTCAAGTCACAAGTGTGAAAGTGTGTTTCAAGCTGTGAAATCAGTTAAGTACCAGCTGACCGATCACCTTCCATCAAGTTTTGTATTACCTGCCGAAGACTCGGCATCGTCTGTCACAATTGCGCCCATCTCCAACTCCTCTGACATCCTGAAAGTTCGCTCGCAGCAGGTAACTAAAACTGTCTTCTTCAGGGATCGCCTATTCTGCGACAGGCATCTACATCCCGGAAAGCTGGTTCAATACTCGCATCGCTTGTGGATACGTTTACGAAGATAACCAAAGAAATTCTTAAGAAGTagctttaaaaaacaaaaaaagaaagtcactcTGGCCTGAGAGAAAGACTGTTAGCGCCTTGGCTTCGTCGGCGGCTCCGCATCCACAGCTGCCAACCGCGTACATCGCTCCTCCAGACCCCGCGCACGCGGATTTCCCATTCAGTGTCATCGAAGCGTTGAGGTGGCGGCGAGTGCGCGTTCCGAAAGTGGCCCCTCGTGAGAACTGATCTGTTTGAGGGTGGCAGAAGGAAGAGACTGCGTTCCACGTTGCGCAGTATTTGTGCTGCCGATATACGTGTTTGATGCACAGTTTGGTACTATAGCGACGTCAGTCCAGAACTGCGATAAGAAGAATGGTGCAACGAAAATATATCTCGAAGACCAGCTGATAGCGCTTGTACATTTCAACGGTCGATTTCTTGTGCTTCGACAATTGTGAGTGCAACTCCGCGGGCTGGAAAGGGACTTGTTCCTACTCGTCGCTAAAAACGACACGTCGTAAGATTATTCGATGAGAGACATGTGAGCGGAGGACGGAATGGTTCTGCAGAGAACACGTTCCTCTATCATGCCTCGTCCTATGTGGCTGTCGCTACTGCGAGCTCCCTGACGAACGCCAACCACTGCCAAACACCGAGAGCTGTACGAACGGTCTCGTGGAAGTCTGCAAGCCAGCAGTCATACGTCAAACAAAAGAGGAACTGTTATCCATTGTGCTCGGCATGTGATACGTGAAGTGCGCTCTGTGCGAGGTTGATGAAACCACTAGTTTCCGCATTTCAGTTTTGTGCTTGAAGATACTGAAGTTCTTGAATGCCAGTTTGTGTATCGCAACGACTGTGCAAGTACGTCAACCTATAGTCTTTTGGTTCAATTAGGGCAACAAAATACTCCTTCGCGTTCTCTTGGAGAGAACAGGATCCCCTCTGAAGCTTTTCTAGTTTTCCAGGACGGCCGTAGTGCAGCAAGACTCCAGGAAAAGTCACGTGCAGCTTTACAGCAGGTTATATATATAACAGGACTTGGTCAAACACGTTGACAGCTAGTTGCTAAGGGTCGATTGACACTCGCAAGCCACTGCCAGAAAGCCTTCGCTCGAACATGAGCCTGGTGGGTGGCTTTCCCCCAGCGGCTGCCGCCGCATTCGCAGCCCAGGAGCCCCTGTACGGGGCATACTACGCGGGCGGTCCACCGGGAGCCGAGTACCTGGGTTGGCTCCTCGGGGACCAGGCGACGGCTGGCGACCTGACCGGCAACGGAGGTATGCCGGCGGCGTGCTCGTACTCGGCCGGCGGCCCAGCGAGGCCGGGCTCGGCGGACGAGCCCTGGGCCTCGCCTCACCCGCCCAGCGCCCCGCCGCCGCCTGCGGGGCGCGGGGTCAAGCGGCGGGTGACCGCCAACCGCAAGGAGCGACGCCGCACGCAGAGCATCAACAACGCGTTCGCCGAACTGCGCGAGTGCATACCCAACGTGCCGGCCGACACCAAGCTGTCGAAGATAAAGACGCTGCGGCTAGCCACATCGTACATCGCCTACCTCATGGACCTGCTGCAGGGACCGCCGGGAGCCGCGCACCAGGCGTGCTTCAAGGCGGACCTGCAGGCGGCTCATGCAGCACTCACGCTCCACcaccaacagcagcagcagcagcaacaacaacttcctccacaacaacagcagcagcagcttacGCCACTCAGCTCTCCTGACGAGGTTCGCCGAAAAGAGCTGGTGAGTTATATTAATTTTTCGTTGTAAGAGTGGGCGTACAGTCAAATAGTAAGCGTATGTTGGCACCATTCCCAAATGCAACTGCTAGTGTACCGTATGTATACGGCTTATGATGTCTGTCCCGGAAAAGAGAGGCAATGGTTTGCTAGATTTTAGCTCAGCAAACAAGCGCACAGAGTCCGCAGCTTCCACGTAGTCAATGCGAACAAACGTTTTCGCATAACTTGTCGGACCGTTGGTATACACTGACATGACCATTTCAAAATAATATCCCATGGCCGACGTGTCTCAGGCAGCTCGAGAAAACGTCATGGAAGGCCTTTATTATATCTGGTATTTTCTTTCTGATCCCCACGGCATGAAAGACTTCGCAAAAACGTCTTCAGATCTCCTACAGCCACTCTTCAAAGTCATTTGCCCTTGCACCTGTCTGCCAGATCCCGTTGGCGAGACCATAAATTCTTGCAGCCCCAGCGACCCTCTCTCTTTCACCACGGAATGAAAACATGGGGGTGTCGAGGCTCTGGGTGTTCCGAAAAAACCGAGGCGCGGTGTCGTAGTGGTCCTGTCTCATCTCGCGTAAATGTTCCTGGCGTGCGCCTGGAACAACGAACTTAAGTAAAGATGAAATGAGAATTACGAAGATAtaccacgcagtgtgggaatagATGTTATGCCAAGAGTTTCGCAGAGGCAAGGAATCGCCCAGGCTGACCAGTTCTGTTTTGAGCTGTTCAAAGAGTTGCCAGACGGACGAACGTGTTTGTGCGAAGCAAGCAATTTTATGTGTTGTGCCAAGCTGAATGTGAAGACAGAATCAAGACGACGGCGACAACTGACGTCGAGGGCAGCATGACGGCATTCTGTTTTAATTCCGGTGAATGAACGAGCCCGTCAACGTGATTGGGGTCAATCCGAAGGCGCTATTCTGTCAAATTGCTCGTAGCGTTTATTTGCAACGACGGAAGAGCTGGGGATTGTATATATACGTCGATCACGAAGGCCGTGCGGGCTGCGCGCTCCCCCTCGTCATGcaatggataataataatatctggggtttaacgttccaaaatcacgatatgattatgagagacgccgtagtagagggctccggaaatttcaaccacctggagttttttaacgagcacctaaatctaagtacacgggcctcaatcattttcacctccatcgaaaatgcagccgccgcggccgtctTCTTCGTTTAAAATCGATTCCCCTAGCGCGTTGGGTCACCCGGAGTTTCACACATGCTCGCAAACATGTGTAAAATGTTTGCGAACATGTGTTTGCgaactgagaaatgttggggagGCGGAGCCCCCcaccccactttcgacagtggttattgtcggctgcagactggaaaactaacaagtcaggcaaagttttacttgagcgAAGGAATAacataattttgtaataaaatttgtcctacgattctgctgtgacgactgtccttcgtgtgtcatgaccacgcaatGCAGGCTACCTGCGgcgcgggctgcctattccacgcttgtgcgtcttgcgctcgagcattgcagaagaGGCTATcactcagcaggggctctataacattagagCAATCTGTCATGACTTTATTTTGTCCTgactggcctgaaatttaagtaatccgcgacgccaatatgggcgggaaccagtaaacgttttatagcccgatcaaacgttTTCCCTTTttaggaaattcagtttctttgaaaacgaatagcatcgccactgctccatatattCAAGTTGCTGTGagctgatgagtgtgcagaagtgtccagtattttaattgtgcctagccaggacagctaaaatagattcccacttttagtctccgattagcctgctgcacttggcttatcatatggtagcctgcggCGATCGTGggggcttgtaacaaggcagtggactcgagcacattgagaagcccagctttcaagtttgccccattacttgatctacctcaccagggagatgatcagcgtccacggttttctggactaagaaggctgcctatacctgcgaaggattgtgtctgttcctaataatgtttatttctctctctacctctttgtcagcaacgatgagttcacagagagttgtgcacgcgcaaaaacagctcagcatcgtttaTACATCGATACATCGTTATGCaatacaactgaaagtatctatcatacacatatgaatccatctcgcccgctgctataagcagccgctgccaatgtgattggcgggcagccttcttaaattacgttcagaaagagacactgtctggctataccgaaaaaaaaaaaaagagttattgtttAGCACAGTAATGTGTTGCTTAatttgcacacttcattttaacgccgcgagttttcgcagaattgtgacgtcgcgcaacaattggaggcgattttatggcacattgaaaatttttgacgaatagcgaagaaccaatgacaaacaatacgccgtattgaaaatagttcattattattatttttttacgcagcCATGCGTAAGTGGTGAttgcgcggtggatcacttatgcgtcatttgtttgtcgttttacgagcaggtgctgtgagcataacccagaaaatttcgaccaatcattaacagctaactaCCTATGCGGAagaaaacaatgcggggtagtttaacgttataatcgtccacattttttttttcaaggaaaatttgagcttacacagtttatgtaggtta
This window of the Rhipicephalus sanguineus isolate Rsan-2018 chromosome 2, BIME_Rsan_1.4, whole genome shotgun sequence genome carries:
- the LOC119383247 gene encoding heart- and neural crest derivatives-expressed protein 2 isoform X2, with the translated sequence MSLVGGFPPAAAAAFAAQEPLYGAYYAGGPPGAEYLGWLLGDQATAGDLTGNGGMPAACSYSAGGPARPGSADEPWASPHPPSAPPPPAGRGVKRRVTANRKERRRTQSINNAFAELRECIPNVPADTKLSKIKTLRLATSYIAYLMDLLQGPPGAAHQACFKADLQAAHAALTLHHQQQQQQQQQLPPQQQQQQLTPLSSPDEVRRKELSLKWFPLPGAASRRT
- the LOC119383247 gene encoding heart- and neural crest derivatives-expressed protein 2 isoform X1, which encodes MSLVGGFPPAAAAAFAAQEPLYGAYYAGGPPGAEYLGWLLGDQATAGDLTGNGGMPAACSYSAGGPARPGSADEPWASPHPPSAPPPPAGRGVKRRVTANRKERRRTQSINNAFAELRECIPNVPADTKLSKIKTLRLATSYIAYLMDLLQGPPGAAHQACFKADLQAAHAALTLHHQQQQQQQQQLPPQQQQQQLTPLSSPDEVRRKELANVIQAEKRGKGRTGWPQHVWALELKHDA